One region of Solanum pennellii chromosome 6, SPENNV200 genomic DNA includes:
- the LOC107022191 gene encoding uncharacterized protein LOC107022191, translated as MTSTLRSFVRMNPPVFLGSKVEEDPLEFLDGVYNVLGAMGVTPREKTELASYQVREVSQAWYTQWKDNSLDDSGHIEWKDFKESFLGKYFPRERREVTVENFINLKHGNMSVEEYSLKFSMLSRYAHSFVSNPRDEIVRL; from the coding sequence atgacatctacATTGAGAAGCTTtgtaaggatgaatcctcctgtCTTTCTTGGATCTAAGGTCGAAGAGGATCCCCTagagtttctagatggtgtgTACAATGTGTTGGGTGCCATGGGGGTTACTCCTAGGGAGAAGACGGAGTTGGCTTCGTACCAAGTGAGGGAGGTTTCTCAAgcgtggtacactcaatggaaagataatagtcTGGATGACTCGGGACATATAGAGTGGAAAGATTTTAAGGAGTCTTTCttgggaaagtactttccccgtgaaaGGAGGGAGGTGACGGTTGAAAATTTCATTAATCTCAAGCAcggtaatatgagtgttgaggagtattcTTTGAAGTTTTCTATGTTGTCTAGATATGCTCATTCCTTCGTTTCTAATCCTAGGGATGAGATTGTACGTTTGTGA